A single Lactuca sativa cultivar Salinas chromosome 8, Lsat_Salinas_v11, whole genome shotgun sequence DNA region contains:
- the LOC111918306 gene encoding cold-regulated 413 plasma membrane protein 2 — MDVDRLQAKEASPGSTRLKQRSEACHRYQRQGVEDDASKLILESTMKGAKNYLKMSNDPTLSEATSKLISSDLKDIGEATRKLADHVIKIGVSGGFITTCLQWIACFAAIYLLILDRTNWRTKILTSLLVPYIFLTLPEWLFGILHGDIGKWITLVGVVLRLFFREHYPEYLELPGSLLLLVVVAPNFVTGYVRIGWIGVIVYLVIGCYLLQEHIRASGGFKNAFTKSNGISNTIGIVLLFIFPIWAIIGLLF; from the exons ATGGATGTCGATCGATTGCAGGCTAAGGAAGCATCTCCGGGGTCGACTAGACTGAAGCAACGAAGTGAAGCTTGTCATCGTTACCAACGCCAAGGGGTAGAGGACGACGCATCCAAGTTAATACTAGAGAGCACGATGAAGGGAGCTAAGAATTACTTGAAGATGTCGAACGATCCAACTCTATCGGAAGCAACATCCAAGTTAATTAGCTCCGATTTGAAAGATATCGGAGAAGCTACGAGGAAATTGGCTGATCATGTCATCAAGATCGGAGTCAGCGGTGGTTTCATCACTACCTGCCTCCAATGGATCGCTTGCTTCGCCGCCAT TTATTTGTTGATACTCGATCGAACAAACTGGAGGACGAAGATCCTTACTTCACTTTTGGTCCCCTACATCTTCTTGACTCTTCCTGAGTGGCTCTTCGGAATTTTGCA cgGAGACATCGGGAAATGGATCACATTAGTAGGAGTCGTATTGCGTCTCTTCTTCCGTGAACATTACCCAG AATATCTAGAGTTGCCGGGATCTTTGCTCCTTTTGGTTGTGGTAGCTCCAAACTTCGTCACCGGCTATGTCAGAATAGGGTGGATCGGAGTGATTGTCTACTTGGTTATCGGATGCTATTTGCTTCAAGAACACATCAGAGCTTCTGGAGGATTCAAGAACGCTTTCACCAAGAGCAATGGCATTTCCAACACCATTGGTATCGTTCTCTTATTCATCTTCCCTATCTGGGCTATAATCGGGTTATTATTCTGA
- the LOC111918305 gene encoding stromal 70 kDa heat shock-related protein, chloroplastic-like: MSEVDEEYKQISYTVVRDENGNVKLDCPAIGKQFAAEEISAQVLRKLVDDASKFMNDKVTKVVVTVLAYFNDSQRTTTKDSVPASLVDSMDDIGEIPILLELNHEC; encoded by the exons ATGTCGGAGGTGGACGAGGAGTATAAGCAGATTTCGTATACGGTGGTGCGTGACGAGAACGGGAACGTTAAGCTTGATTGTCCTGCTATTGGAAAACAGTTTGCTGCAGAAGAAATTTCAGCCCAG GTTTTGAGAAAGCTTGTGGACGATGCTTCAAAATTTATGAATGATAAGGTCACAAAAGTTGTTGTAACAGTTCTTGCTTATTTCAATGATTCCCAAAGAACAACAACAAAAGATTCAGTTCCTGCTTCTCTTGTTGATTCAATGGATGATATCGGtgagattccaattctattggaattGAATCACGAATGCTAA